The genomic interval GGCGCGATCGCCCTCGCGCTAGCGAGCGAGCTGGCGGCGATGCGGCGCGTCATCCAGATTGTCGGCGTCGATGTTTCGCGTGATGCGCTGGCGGTGGCGCGTTTGAATCGCGAGCGGCTGGGGCTGCGACAGCGCGTCGATCTACTCGCCAGCGACCTGCTGGCCGGGCTGAGCGGCCCGTTCGACCTGATCCTCGCCAACCTGCCCTACTTGCGACCGGATCAGACTCATCCGTCGACCGACCGCGAGCCGCAGCTGGCGCTCTTCGCCGGGCTGGATGGCTTCGATCTCTATCGGCGGTTGCTGTACGAAGCGAGGGACATGCTTGTGCCCGGCGGCCTGCTGGTTGGGGAGATCGACCCGGCGCAGGCGGACCTGGCGCTTGAGGTGGCGCTGAAGGTAATGGGTAG from Thermomicrobiales bacterium carries:
- the prmC gene encoding peptide chain release factor N(5)-glutamine methyltransferase; the encoded protein is MRTYLVALQHAAERLAGASDSPRLDAEVLLREVTGLDRAGLLFRYAESLPDEQDVRFSALVERRLAGEPIAYILGRRAFRTIDLAVDERVLIPRPETEWIVDLALAWLAQHGGPRRVVDVGTGSGAIALALASELAAMRRVIQIVGVDVSRDALAVARLNRERLGLRQRVDLLASDLLAGLSGPFDLILANLPYLRPDQTHPSTDREPQLALFAGLDGFDLYRRLLYEARDMLVPGGLLVGEIDPAQADLALEVALKVMG